The genomic region CATGTGCAACCCAACAGGATGCTTCGCTGTTTTAGTACCAGATTTGAAATGATGCAGCCTTGCTGGCAGCCCACAGGCCTCTCGTGCGCTGCAGCTCCATTTAGTAAGCAGGCACACATTCCTACCCAGGGTAGCCAGCCAAACCAGCTGCTGCTCTATAGGCCTGTATCCGTTTATGCTGTCAGAGCCAAAAAGAACAGTCATGCAATAGAAGGTGgaggtttcttttttttctggcctgcctttttataaacttgcacgTTCTGCCTGTGCTATAAAGTATTTGTAGAATGTGTGCTAataacatgttttgttttgttttttcttgcaGAATAATAAGCTTCTcagctacaacaacaacaacaacctggGTGCCCCTCACCCCATGTCTGTCCCTTGCACTGGCACAAACGTGCCCATTTCCAACGCCGCCGGATCCCTGCTGGACAGGAAGGCGGTGGGGTCTCCCTCAATGGGGGGTGTGTACCATCGGCGGCACTCTGTCAGCATCACAAAGTTTAGCCAGAATCAGTTTCTGAACAGCCTGAAGGCAGTGGACCACTCCTCGCTCATCTCAGGGCCTGGCAATGCCAGCAACAACAAGGAGAACCGCCTGCGAGACCGCTCCTTCTCTGAGATGGGTGAGCGGCTGATCAACAAGTGCCTGGGCCCGGCCAGTCCCACGTGCGGCAGCAGCCAAGTGAACTCCAGCCGTTACAAGACCGAGCTCTGCAGGCCTTTTGAGGAAAACGGTTCCTGCAAATATGGTGACAAATGCCAGTTTGCACATGGGATCCATGAACTGCGTAGCCTGAGCCGGCACCCCAAATACAAAACTGAGCTGTGCCGCACCTTCCACACCATCGGATTCTGCCCGTACGGGCCTCGGTGCCATTTCATCCACAACGCAGAGGAGCGCCGCGGACCTCCCCAGCAGTCCTCCCCTCTAAACTCTTCAAACAAGATCGAGAGGCCTCGACTGCAGCACAGCTACAGCTTTGCCGGGTTCTCCAGCTCAGCTGGGCTGAGAGAAAGTCCCACCTCAGTCACCCCACCTCCCATGTTCTTCCCTGATGAGGTCCCAGATTGGCCCAGCAGTAACCCCTTCACCTATTCCAGCCAGGAGCTGGCCAACCTGTTTGGGCCAAGCCTCGGTGCTGGTTCTGTAGGCACAGAGCCCAACACCCCTGCACCTCCATCTCCAACAAGCTCGTCTTTTCTGTTCAGACCTATGTTGGAGTCCCCACAGATGTTCGAGTCGCCATCCAGCCCTCGAGACTCCCTGTCAGACCAAGAAGGTTACCAGAGCAGCTCTGGCTCAGAGTCCCCCTCGCTGGACACCACCCGCCGCCTTCCCATCTTCAGCCGCCTCTCCATCTCCGACGACTAGACCGCCTGCAGCCTCCAGTGACTTTTTAAGTTTAATGACGCAAAGAGAACATGGCTCTCCCCTCTACCTCCTCCTCCCCATCTTTCAGTTTCCCACCGAGTCCCCCGTCATTGTAAGGATGTAATCAATGAAGGGAGCTTTTCTTAAATGATCATTTCATCCCAGCTGATCTGCACATCTCATTTAAAATTCTGCCATGTGTCATAGTGCCAAATGAGAAGTGGAAATTGAACAGTGAAAACAAGAATTAACTTTGTCCAGGTGCCACTTGCATTTTTCCtctttacacccccccccccccccctttcctctTCAGTTCTTGAATGTGTAGCAACAAGTGGCCTTGGAAAAGGGGAGTGCGATGCACGAACCCCCAGCCCCCTCTTGCCTTCTCTGCCCTGATGATACCACTTCCCCCTGAGCAGGCTAGATGGTGCTCACTAATGTAATTGTAGCTCTACCGCAGATGTTTTTGCAGACTCGATGCATAAatgatataaaaaaaatgatagACCCTGAAAATATATGAAAAggttttaaacaaaaataaaaaaaatagtgcCTGGGGCGGTTTCTGCATGTGTTTAGGGTGAGTGGACTA from Nothobranchius furzeri strain GRZ-AD chromosome 18, NfurGRZ-RIMD1, whole genome shotgun sequence harbors:
- the zfp36l1a gene encoding mRNA decay activator protein ZFP36L1a, whose translation is MTTAVVSPFFDFEVINKNNKLLSYNNNNNLGAPHPMSVPCTGTNVPISNAAGSLLDRKAVGSPSMGGVYHRRHSVSITKFSQNQFLNSLKAVDHSSLISGPGNASNNKENRLRDRSFSEMGERLINKCLGPASPTCGSSQVNSSRYKTELCRPFEENGSCKYGDKCQFAHGIHELRSLSRHPKYKTELCRTFHTIGFCPYGPRCHFIHNAEERRGPPQQSSPLNSSNKIERPRLQHSYSFAGFSSSAGLRESPTSVTPPPMFFPDEVPDWPSSNPFTYSSQELANLFGPSLGAGSVGTEPNTPAPPSPTSSSFLFRPMLESPQMFESPSSPRDSLSDQEGYQSSSGSESPSLDTTRRLPIFSRLSISDD